One segment of Pseudomonas asgharzadehiana DNA contains the following:
- a CDS encoding NAD(P)-dependent oxidoreductase, giving the protein MSTIAIIGATGRAGSQLLEEALRRGHSVVAIARNTDKLAARPDVTVKQVDALNAEALQQAISGSDVVISAAHFATLPASAVIGPVKKAGVPRLLVVGGAGSLLLPGGGRVIDSEGFPAEYKAEASAGAEFLEALRQEAQLDWTFLSPSALFDGTERTGKFRLGQDNLLVGSDGKSSISFADYAIAMLDEVETPKHSRQRFTVGY; this is encoded by the coding sequence ATGAGCACAATCGCAATTATTGGGGCCACTGGCCGTGCGGGTAGTCAACTGCTGGAAGAAGCGCTGCGTCGCGGGCATAGCGTGGTGGCTATTGCGCGTAATACCGACAAGCTGGCCGCGCGCCCGGACGTCACCGTTAAACAGGTCGATGCGCTGAACGCCGAAGCCCTGCAACAGGCAATCAGCGGTAGCGATGTGGTGATCAGTGCCGCGCACTTCGCCACCCTCCCCGCCAGTGCCGTGATCGGCCCGGTGAAAAAGGCCGGCGTACCACGCTTGCTGGTGGTGGGCGGCGCGGGCTCGCTGTTGCTGCCGGGTGGCGGCCGGGTGATCGACAGCGAGGGGTTCCCTGCCGAGTACAAGGCCGAGGCCAGCGCAGGTGCTGAATTCCTGGAGGCCCTGCGCCAGGAAGCACAATTGGATTGGACGTTCCTGTCGCCATCGGCGCTGTTCGATGGCACCGAACGCACCGGTAAATTCCGCCTGGGCCAGGATAATTTGCTGGTGGGCAGTGACGGTAAAAGCTCGATCAGCTTTGCCGACTATGCCATCGCCATGCTCGATGAAGTGGAAACACCGAAGCACTCGCGCCAACGCTTTACCGTCGGTTACTGA
- a CDS encoding LysR family transcriptional regulator — protein MDRLQAMRVFVTVVDLGSQSAAADHLDLSRPVVSRYLAELEDWVGARLLHRTTRKLSLTAAGSETLPRCRQLLELCGDMQAAVSEPDDAPRGLLRLSVSTSFGQAQLAEAIAEYVKRYPLVTVDLQMLDRTVNLVDERIDLAIRTSNDLDPNLIARRLTVCRSVVCASPAYLLEHPAPQKVEDLARHNCLTHSYFGKSLWHFEEQGEHVSVPVHGNITANEASTLLRVTLAGAGVAMLPSYQAGDHIRRGELVKLLPQADPRQMNIYAVYASRKHMPSALRSLLDFLVLRFPEEPAWDIGL, from the coding sequence ATGGATCGTCTTCAAGCAATGCGGGTATTCGTCACCGTGGTGGACCTGGGCAGCCAGTCTGCCGCGGCTGATCATCTGGACCTGTCGCGCCCGGTGGTGTCGCGCTATTTGGCCGAGTTGGAAGACTGGGTCGGCGCGCGCCTGCTGCACCGCACCACGCGCAAACTGAGCCTCACGGCCGCCGGCAGCGAAACCTTGCCGCGCTGCCGGCAACTTTTGGAACTGTGCGGTGACATGCAGGCCGCCGTCAGCGAACCCGACGATGCGCCTCGCGGCCTGCTGCGCTTGAGCGTCAGCACTTCATTTGGCCAGGCGCAATTGGCCGAGGCCATTGCCGAATACGTCAAGCGCTACCCCTTGGTCACGGTCGACCTGCAAATGCTCGACCGCACGGTGAACCTGGTGGATGAGCGCATCGACCTGGCCATCCGCACCAGTAACGACCTGGACCCCAACCTGATCGCCCGGCGCCTGACCGTGTGTCGCTCGGTGGTGTGCGCGTCCCCGGCGTATCTGCTGGAGCATCCGGCGCCGCAAAAAGTCGAAGACCTGGCGCGGCACAACTGCCTGACCCACTCGTATTTCGGCAAAAGCCTGTGGCATTTCGAAGAGCAGGGTGAGCACGTGTCGGTGCCGGTGCACGGCAATATCACGGCCAACGAGGCCAGCACCCTGCTGCGCGTGACGCTGGCCGGGGCCGGGGTGGCGATGCTGCCCAGTTACCAGGCCGGCGATCACATCCGCCGCGGCGAATTGGTGAAACTGCTGCCCCAGGCCGACCCCCGGCAAATGAACATCTACGCGGTGTATGCCTCGCGTAAACACATGCCCTCGGCGCTGCGCAGCCTGCTGGATTTCCTGGTGCTGAGGTTCCCCGAAGAGCCGGCATGGGATATCGGTCTCTAG
- a CDS encoding LysR substrate-binding domain-containing protein, whose protein sequence is MNRNELRKADINLMVVFEALMLERNVTRVAEKLFLGQPTISSALNRLRTLFNDPLFIRVGHRMEPTARAEEIILHLSPALDSLSSALSLTHDFDPSISTMTFRIGLSDDVEFGLLPPLLRALRQEAPQVVFVVQHVDYWRIPDLLASGDITVGITQTRGLPANAKRKLLRHIRPRLLRADASDTPLTLDEYCSRPHVLVSHTANVSGFADEWLAEIGRKRHVVLSVPQYSALPALLAGTDLIASLPDYTAEAMAVSGNLFCEPFPFETPTLDLSMVWLSHVDTDPAERWVRSRLEAFMSDRGLGAKA, encoded by the coding sequence ATGAATCGCAATGAATTACGCAAGGCCGACATCAACCTGATGGTGGTCTTCGAAGCACTGATGCTGGAGCGCAATGTCACGCGGGTGGCCGAGAAGCTGTTTCTCGGCCAGCCGACCATCAGTTCTGCCCTCAACCGCTTGCGCACCTTGTTCAACGACCCGTTGTTCATTCGGGTCGGCCACCGCATGGAGCCCACGGCGCGCGCCGAGGAGATCATCCTGCACCTGTCACCGGCCCTGGATTCGTTGTCCTCGGCGCTGAGCCTGACCCACGATTTCGACCCGTCCATCAGCACCATGACCTTTCGTATCGGCCTGTCCGACGATGTGGAATTCGGCCTGCTGCCGCCGTTGCTGCGCGCCTTGCGCCAGGAAGCGCCGCAGGTGGTGTTTGTGGTGCAACACGTGGATTACTGGCGCATTCCTGACCTGCTGGCCTCCGGTGACATTACCGTCGGCATCACCCAAACCCGTGGGCTGCCGGCGAATGCCAAGCGCAAATTGCTGCGCCATATCCGCCCGCGACTGCTGCGCGCCGATGCCTCGGACACGCCGCTGACCCTCGATGAATATTGCTCACGCCCCCACGTGCTGGTGTCTCACACCGCCAACGTGTCGGGCTTTGCCGATGAGTGGCTGGCAGAAATCGGCCGCAAGCGTCATGTGGTGCTGTCGGTGCCGCAATACAGCGCCTTGCCCGCATTGCTGGCCGGTACCGACCTGATCGCCAGCCTGCCGGACTACACCGCCGAAGCCATGGCGGTGTCGGGCAACCTGTTCTGTGAGCCGTTTCCGTTCGAAACACCGACGTTGGACTTGTCCATGGTCTGGCTCAGCCACGTGGACACCGACCCGGCCGAGCGCTGGGTACGCTCGCGGTTGGAGGCGTTTATGAGTGATCGAGGGCTTGGGGCCAAGGCTTGA
- a CDS encoding LysR family transcriptional regulator, which produces MLNSNLLRKLDMQDLMVFIAVYDQSSVTDVSETLFVSQSTVSYSLKKLRTSFEDELFINTRAGMRPTHKATTMYGHVQKILESINLCHAGGQAFDPTQKAVTFNICAPEYFEQLILPRLLKTFDRADLPVIVNVQKLETDIPADDLREGRLDLVICFGPHFHRAHKDFKTQMLLEDDLVCVFDKRSAPREPAFSLQSFVERRHVFPTPWTSDTNMIDGWLARQAHKRHVIARANSYSAALKMITGTDFIVTLPRRVQKLLALAPAYGHCEAPNGLPGFTLDMQWNETSEQDSANTWFREQVVKVCAEQGLL; this is translated from the coding sequence ATGCTAAACAGTAACTTGCTCAGAAAACTCGATATGCAGGACTTGATGGTGTTTATCGCCGTCTACGATCAGAGCAGCGTTACCGATGTTTCAGAAACGCTGTTCGTCAGCCAGTCCACCGTGAGCTACAGCCTGAAGAAGCTGCGCACCAGTTTTGAAGACGAGTTGTTTATCAACACTCGGGCGGGCATGCGTCCTACGCACAAGGCCACGACCATGTACGGCCATGTGCAAAAGATCCTCGAAAGCATCAACCTGTGCCACGCCGGTGGCCAGGCCTTCGATCCCACGCAGAAGGCCGTGACCTTCAATATTTGTGCCCCGGAATACTTCGAGCAATTGATCCTGCCGCGCCTGTTGAAAACCTTCGACCGCGCCGACCTGCCGGTGATCGTCAATGTGCAGAAACTGGAAACCGACATCCCCGCCGACGACCTGCGCGAAGGCCGCCTGGACCTGGTGATCTGTTTCGGCCCGCATTTTCACCGCGCCCATAAAGACTTCAAGACCCAGATGCTGCTGGAAGACGATTTGGTGTGCGTGTTCGACAAACGCTCGGCTCCCCGGGAGCCCGCATTCAGCCTGCAATCGTTCGTCGAGCGGCGCCACGTATTCCCCACGCCATGGACGTCCGATACCAACATGATCGACGGCTGGCTCGCCCGCCAGGCCCACAAGCGCCACGTGATCGCCCGGGCCAACAGCTACAGCGCAGCCTTAAAGATGATCACCGGCACCGACTTTATCGTCACCCTGCCCCGCCGCGTGCAAAAGCTGCTGGCTTTGGCCCCCGCCTACGGCCACTGCGAGGCGCCCAACGGGTTGCCTGGGTTCACGCTGGATATGCAATGGAATGAAACCAGTGAACAGGACAGCGCCAATACCTGGTTTCGCGAGCAAGTGGTGAAGGTGTGTGCCGAGCAAGGTCTGCTCTGA
- the pobA gene encoding 4-hydroxybenzoate 3-monooxygenase, with the protein MKTQVAIIGAGPSGLLLGQLLHNAGIQTLILERQSADYVQGRIRAGVLEQGMVDLLREAGVSQRMEAEGLVHDGFELALNGQLTHIDLKALTGGQSVMVYGQTEVTRDLMAARAAAGAQTFYEASHVQPHDLKTDRPWLTFEHQGQAYRLDCDYIAGCDGFHGVARQSIPAESLKVFERVYPFGWLGILADTPPVHDELVYAKHPRGFALCSMRSPTRSRYYLQVPAEEPLDEWSDARFWDELKTRLPSALAAQLVTGPSIEKSIAPLRSFVVEPMQYGRLFLLGDAAHIVPPTGAKGLNLAASDVSTLFRILLKVYGEGRVDLLERYSAICLRRVWKAERFSWWMTSMLHQFPEADGFSQRIAQSELEYFIHSEAGRKTIAENYVGLPYEAIE; encoded by the coding sequence TTGAAAACCCAAGTCGCCATCATTGGCGCCGGTCCCTCCGGACTGCTGCTCGGCCAGCTGCTGCATAACGCCGGGATCCAGACGCTTATCCTGGAGCGCCAGAGCGCCGATTACGTGCAAGGCCGTATCCGCGCCGGGGTGCTGGAACAAGGCATGGTCGACCTGCTGCGCGAGGCCGGTGTCAGCCAGCGCATGGAGGCCGAAGGCCTGGTGCATGATGGCTTCGAACTGGCGCTCAATGGCCAGCTCACCCATATCGACCTCAAGGCCCTCACCGGCGGCCAGTCGGTGATGGTCTACGGCCAGACCGAAGTCACCCGTGACCTGATGGCCGCTCGCGCCGCCGCCGGGGCCCAGACTTTTTACGAAGCTAGCCATGTGCAGCCCCACGACCTGAAAACCGATCGCCCCTGGCTGACCTTCGAGCACCAGGGCCAGGCGTATCGCCTGGACTGCGACTACATCGCCGGTTGCGATGGTTTCCACGGCGTGGCGCGCCAGTCGATCCCTGCGGAGTCATTGAAAGTCTTCGAGCGCGTCTACCCCTTTGGCTGGTTGGGCATCCTCGCCGACACGCCACCGGTGCACGATGAACTGGTGTACGCCAAGCATCCGCGTGGCTTTGCCCTGTGCAGCATGCGTTCGCCCACCCGCAGCCGCTATTACCTGCAAGTGCCGGCCGAGGAGCCGCTGGATGAGTGGTCTGACGCGCGCTTTTGGGACGAACTGAAAACCCGTCTGCCCAGCGCCCTGGCCGCACAGCTGGTCACCGGCCCCTCGATTGAAAAAAGCATCGCGCCGCTGCGCAGTTTCGTGGTGGAGCCGATGCAATACGGGCGCCTGTTCCTGCTCGGGGATGCGGCGCATATCGTGCCGCCCACCGGTGCCAAGGGCCTGAACCTGGCCGCCAGTGACGTGAGCACCCTGTTCCGGATCCTGCTCAAGGTGTATGGCGAAGGACGCGTGGATTTGCTGGAACGCTACTCCGCCATTTGCCTGCGCCGCGTGTGGAAGGCCGAGCGGTTCTCCTGGTGGATGACCTCGATGCTGCATCAATTCCCGGAGGCCGATGGCTTCAGCCAGCGCATTGCCCAGAGCGAGCTGGAGTACTTCATTCACTCCGAAGCCGGGCGCAAAACCATCGCGGAAAATTACGTCGGGCTTCCTTACGAGGCTATCGAATAG
- a CDS encoding helix-turn-helix domain-containing protein, translating to MTKTAIPVFKLYGESQQWPTPDLLHCETISRRSREYQWEIQPHRHADLCQLLYVHKGQAQLEIEGQRTTLNEATLQVLPPLCVHGFRFAEDVEGYVVTLAAPLVSHLQAQLGATAGGLQALGSYPAGADSDYLNSQFARLQAEYANEQPARDMMMHALISVLLVWISRQAIQRRHPRAPRGSEYFRRFTQLVEQHYREHPKIEDLAHKLGISVSHLNGTCRELGGQPALQIMHDRQLLEAKRLLTYTSMTINEMSEVLGFSDPTNFSRLFRRRVGFSPKAFREQLKAEPPLT from the coding sequence ATGACTAAAACCGCGATTCCGGTCTTCAAGCTTTACGGAGAAAGCCAGCAATGGCCGACCCCCGATTTGTTGCACTGCGAAACCATTTCCCGCCGCAGTCGGGAATACCAGTGGGAAATCCAGCCCCACCGGCACGCGGATCTGTGCCAGTTGTTGTATGTACACAAAGGCCAGGCACAGCTGGAAATCGAGGGCCAGCGCACCACGCTCAACGAAGCCACGCTGCAGGTATTGCCGCCGTTATGCGTGCACGGATTTCGCTTTGCCGAAGATGTCGAAGGCTATGTGGTGACCCTGGCGGCGCCGCTGGTCAGCCATTTGCAGGCCCAGTTGGGCGCCACGGCAGGCGGCCTGCAGGCGTTGGGCAGTTACCCGGCGGGCGCGGACAGCGACTACCTCAACAGCCAGTTCGCCCGCCTGCAAGCGGAATACGCCAACGAACAACCGGCACGGGACATGATGATGCACGCCTTGATCAGCGTGCTGCTGGTGTGGATCAGCCGCCAGGCCATCCAACGTCGCCACCCGCGCGCACCACGGGGCAGCGAGTATTTCCGGCGCTTTACCCAACTGGTCGAACAGCATTACCGCGAACACCCGAAGATCGAGGACTTGGCCCACAAGCTGGGTATTTCGGTCTCACACCTGAATGGAACCTGTCGCGAGCTGGGTGGGCAGCCAGCGTTGCAGATCATGCATGACCGCCAGTTGCTGGAAGCCAAGCGCTTGCTGACTTACACCAGCATGACCATCAATGAAATGTCGGAGGTGCTGGGTTTTTCCGACCCCACCAACTTCTCTCGGCTGTTTCGCCGACGGGTCGGGTTCTCACCCAAGGCGTTTCGCGAGCAACTCAAGGCTGAACCGCCGCTTACCTGA
- a CDS encoding cache domain-containing protein has product MKALLRITWLLLLCFSQVHANPTQAQDAEAAKALLEKALAYYQSHGDKAFATFSRQGDFIDQDRYVFVVDTQGVLLASGGPSSALIGRDVSEVLGPDLRQSFKDALKVPEGQGIQQADYRWQNWNDGKVEHKHVFYQRVGERILAVGYYLPRATPEQARALRNKAVNALVKDEAGTLKAINSLQGGFLQDDLYVFVVDLNTRRYVAHGTNLRLINTDFSKIKDPDGKPVGEPILKLMAEQDQGEYKYRWKNPVTDKVENKHAYIRKSGHFMVAVGYYSP; this is encoded by the coding sequence ATGAAGGCACTGTTGCGGATCACCTGGCTGCTGTTGTTGTGTTTCAGCCAGGTGCACGCCAATCCAACTCAGGCTCAAGACGCCGAGGCGGCCAAGGCCCTGCTGGAAAAAGCCCTGGCTTACTACCAGAGCCATGGCGACAAGGCATTCGCCACGTTCAGCCGCCAGGGCGACTTTATCGACCAGGACCGCTACGTATTCGTGGTCGATACCCAAGGTGTGTTGCTGGCCAGCGGCGGGCCCTCTTCGGCCTTGATCGGCCGCGACGTGTCTGAAGTATTGGGGCCGGACTTGCGCCAGTCATTCAAGGACGCCCTCAAGGTACCCGAAGGCCAGGGTATCCAGCAGGCCGACTACCGCTGGCAGAACTGGAACGACGGCAAGGTCGAGCACAAGCATGTGTTTTATCAGCGCGTCGGCGAACGCATCCTCGCGGTGGGTTATTACCTGCCACGGGCCACGCCGGAACAGGCGCGCGCCCTGCGCAACAAGGCGGTGAACGCGCTGGTCAAGGATGAGGCCGGCACGCTCAAGGCCATCAACTCATTGCAGGGTGGCTTCCTGCAGGACGACCTGTATGTGTTTGTGGTGGACCTGAACACCCGACGCTACGTGGCCCACGGCACCAACCTGAGGCTGATCAACACGGACTTCAGCAAGATCAAGGACCCGGATGGCAAACCGGTGGGCGAGCCGATTCTCAAGCTGATGGCCGAGCAGGACCAGGGGGAATACAAGTACCGCTGGAAAAACCCGGTGACCGATAAGGTCGAGAACAAACATGCTTATATCCGCAAGAGCGGGCACTTCATGGTGGCGGTGGGTTACTACAGCCCCTGA
- a CDS encoding MBL fold metallo-hydrolase: MFSTFKRLTLATAALAFAAHAAAADLSLDVYNPGEAAIFPVTSVLVSGAKDAILVDAQFGKGQAEQLVQKIRASGKNLTTIYISHGDPDYYFGLDTLTAAFPKAKVVAPQPVVDHINATVAGKLAFWGPKMGADKPAKTIVPQVLQGHSLTLEGQQLDVIGLDGPQPDRSFVWIPSIKAVVGGVVVAENIHVWMADTQSSQSHKDWLATLQRIADLKPRTVVPGHYLGTPSPASVAFTADYIKAFDLETAKAKDSAALIAAMKKRYPTLADESSLELSAKVAKGEMKW; this comes from the coding sequence ATGTTCTCAACCTTCAAGCGCTTGACCCTGGCCACCGCCGCCCTGGCATTTGCCGCCCATGCGGCAGCGGCCGACCTGAGCCTGGACGTGTACAACCCTGGCGAGGCGGCGATCTTCCCGGTGACCTCGGTGCTGGTCAGCGGCGCCAAGGACGCGATCCTGGTGGACGCGCAATTCGGCAAAGGCCAGGCCGAGCAGTTGGTGCAGAAGATCCGCGCCAGCGGCAAAAACCTGACCACCATCTACATCAGCCACGGCGACCCGGATTATTACTTCGGCCTCGACACCCTCACCGCCGCGTTCCCGAAAGCCAAGGTAGTGGCGCCGCAACCGGTGGTCGACCATATCAACGCCACCGTGGCCGGCAAATTGGCGTTCTGGGGCCCGAAAATGGGCGCCGACAAACCGGCCAAGACCATCGTGCCGCAGGTGTTACAAGGCCATAGCTTGACGCTCGAAGGCCAGCAGCTGGACGTAATCGGCCTGGACGGCCCGCAGCCGGATCGCAGCTTTGTGTGGATCCCCTCGATAAAAGCCGTGGTCGGTGGAGTAGTCGTCGCCGAGAACATCCACGTGTGGATGGCCGACACCCAAAGTTCGCAGTCTCACAAAGACTGGCTGGCCACCCTGCAACGCATTGCAGACCTGAAGCCGCGCACCGTGGTCCCCGGCCACTACCTGGGCACACCGTCGCCGGCCTCGGTGGCATTTACCGCCGACTACATCAAGGCGTTCGACCTCGAAACCGCCAAGGCCAAGGACTCCGCCGCGCTGATCGCGGCCATGAAAAAGCGTTACCCGACCCTGGCTGACGAAAGCTCGCTGGAGCTGAGCGCCAAAGTCGCCAAGGGCGAAATGAAGTGGTGA
- a CDS encoding cyanate transporter, translating to MENVQAKPTTAPWLMISVVLVALNLRPSMAAVGPLLASIRGDVPLSFSSAALLTMLPVMAMGLAMFFGMGLAKRVGEHRSIVLSLVVIGVATLSRLFLDSALELIVSAIAAGIGIAMIQALMPALIKSRFSNNVSLFMGLYVTAIMGGAALAAAFSPFVQVHTGSWRIGLAIWAVLALVAVVVWYAQRSVLPPLPHAGSGAQEAFFGNGRAWLLAIFFGLGTASYTCVLAWLAPYYVEQGWSEQNAGLLLGFLTAMEVVSGLVTPAIANRRRDKRSVVAVLLVLIIIGFCGLILSPHQLSLLWPCLLGLGIGGLFPMSLILSLDHLDNPRRAGGLTAFVQGIGYLIAGLSPLIAGMIRDQLGSFEWAWWALTAVVVVMLLIVMRFDPRHYAQHIR from the coding sequence ATGGAAAACGTTCAGGCAAAACCCACCACCGCCCCCTGGCTGATGATCAGCGTGGTACTGGTCGCCCTTAACCTGCGCCCATCGATGGCGGCGGTAGGCCCCTTGTTGGCGTCGATTCGCGGCGATGTGCCGTTGAGTTTCAGCAGCGCGGCGTTGCTGACCATGCTGCCGGTGATGGCCATGGGCCTGGCGATGTTCTTTGGCATGGGCCTGGCCAAGCGTGTTGGCGAGCACCGCAGCATTGTGTTGTCGCTGGTGGTGATTGGCGTGGCGACGTTGTCGCGGTTGTTCCTCGATTCGGCGCTGGAGCTGATCGTCAGCGCCATCGCGGCGGGTATCGGTATTGCGATGATCCAGGCGTTGATGCCGGCGCTGATCAAGTCGCGCTTCAGCAACAATGTTTCCCTGTTCATGGGCCTGTATGTCACCGCCATCATGGGCGGCGCGGCGCTGGCGGCAGCGTTCTCGCCCTTCGTGCAAGTGCACACCGGCAGTTGGCGCATCGGCTTGGCGATCTGGGCAGTGCTGGCGCTGGTGGCGGTGGTCGTCTGGTACGCCCAGCGCTCGGTGCTGCCACCGTTACCCCACGCCGGTTCAGGCGCACAGGAAGCTTTTTTCGGTAATGGTCGCGCCTGGCTGCTGGCGATCTTTTTTGGCCTTGGCACAGCGTCCTACACCTGTGTACTCGCCTGGCTGGCGCCGTACTACGTCGAGCAAGGCTGGAGCGAACAAAACGCCGGTTTACTGCTGGGTTTCCTGACGGCGATGGAAGTCGTGTCCGGCCTGGTTACCCCGGCCATTGCCAATCGGCGCCGGGATAAACGCAGCGTGGTGGCGGTGTTGCTGGTGCTGATCATCATCGGCTTCTGTGGGCTGATCCTGAGCCCGCACCAGCTGAGCCTGTTATGGCCATGCCTGCTCGGCCTGGGCATCGGCGGGCTGTTCCCGATGAGCCTGATCCTTTCCCTGGACCACCTGGACAACCCGCGCCGTGCCGGTGGGCTGACCGCGTTCGTACAAGGTATCGGCTACCTGATTGCCGGCTTGTCGCCGCTGATCGCCGGGATGATTCGCGACCAATTGGGCAGCTTCGAATGGGCCTGGTGGGCGCTGACGGCGGTTGTGGTGGTGATGCTGTTGATCGTCATGCGCTTTGACCCCAGGCATTACGCGCAACATATCCGCTGA
- a CDS encoding MDR family MFS transporter, whose protein sequence is MTQLNQPAPPLPAVRSILASLMMAIFLGALDQTIVAVSMPAISARFHDVNLLAWVISGYMVAMTVAVPIYGKLGDLYGRRPMMLIGMGLFTVASLFCGLAQSMEQLVLARVLQGIGAGGMISVSQAIIGDIIAPRERGRYQGYFSSMYAVASVAGPVLGGYMTEYLSWRWVFLINLPLGAGAWYVAYRTLVGLPIPQRKPIIDYLGTVLMIIGLTALLLGITEIGQGRPWRDSQVLGLLACALVALTLFVWHERRAPEPLLPMHLFANRSAVLCWCTIFFTSFQAISLTVLMPLRFQAVTGGGADSAALHLLPLAMGLPMGAYTAGRMTSVTGRYKPMILSGALLSPLAIMGMAVSAPQDVLLTGVFMLLCGIAAGMQFPTSLVGSQNSVQQRDIGVATSTTNLFRSLGGAVGVACMSALLLALLQDSSFAHLASGALVAEGSSGNVLLDGLNAAPGPAQDALRGELAVTFRHLLMVSAAVSLLGLAAAIAMPNRVLRGREDKAR, encoded by the coding sequence GTGACTCAGCTCAATCAGCCCGCACCGCCGCTCCCGGCGGTGCGCAGTATCCTCGCCTCGTTGATGATGGCGATCTTCCTTGGCGCCCTGGACCAGACCATCGTCGCAGTGTCCATGCCCGCCATCTCCGCGCGGTTCCACGATGTCAACCTGCTGGCCTGGGTGATCTCCGGCTACATGGTGGCCATGACCGTGGCGGTGCCGATCTACGGCAAGCTGGGCGACCTGTACGGGCGCCGCCCGATGATGCTGATCGGCATGGGCCTGTTCACCGTGGCGTCGCTGTTTTGCGGCCTGGCCCAAAGCATGGAGCAACTGGTGCTGGCGCGGGTGCTGCAAGGCATCGGGGCGGGGGGGATGATCTCGGTGAGCCAGGCGATCATCGGCGACATCATCGCGCCCCGTGAGCGCGGGCGTTACCAGGGCTATTTCAGCAGCATGTATGCGGTCGCCAGCGTGGCCGGGCCGGTGCTGGGCGGTTACATGACCGAATATCTGTCGTGGCGCTGGGTGTTCCTGATCAACCTGCCGCTGGGCGCCGGCGCCTGGTACGTGGCCTATCGCACCCTGGTGGGGCTGCCGATACCGCAGCGCAAGCCGATCATCGATTACCTCGGCACCGTGCTGATGATCATCGGCCTGACCGCCTTGCTGCTGGGCATCACCGAAATCGGCCAGGGCCGGCCTTGGCGTGACAGCCAGGTGCTCGGCCTGCTGGCGTGCGCGCTGGTGGCGTTGACGCTGTTTGTGTGGCACGAACGCCGTGCGCCGGAGCCCTTGCTGCCGATGCACCTGTTCGCCAACCGCAGCGCGGTGTTGTGCTGGTGCACGATTTTCTTCACCAGCTTCCAGGCCATTTCCCTGACAGTGTTGATGCCGCTGCGCTTTCAGGCCGTGACCGGCGGCGGTGCCGACAGCGCGGCCTTGCACTTGCTGCCCCTGGCGATGGGCCTGCCGATGGGCGCGTATACCGCCGGGCGCATGACCTCGGTGACAGGGCGCTATAAACCGATGATCCTCAGCGGTGCGCTGTTGAGCCCGCTGGCGATTATGGGCATGGCTGTGAGTGCGCCTCAGGACGTGCTGCTCACCGGCGTGTTCATGCTGCTGTGCGGGATCGCCGCCGGTATGCAATTTCCGACCTCGCTGGTGGGCTCGCAAAACTCGGTGCAACAGCGCGACATCGGCGTTGCCACCAGCACCACTAACCTGTTCCGCTCCCTTGGTGGCGCGGTGGGCGTGGCCTGTATGTCGGCGTTGCTGCTGGCGTTGTTGCAGGACTCCAGCTTCGCCCACCTGGCCAGCGGTGCGCTGGTGGCCGAGGGCAGTTCCGGCAACGTGTTGTTGGACGGGCTGAACGCCGCTCCAGGCCCGGCGCAGGATGCCTTGCGCGGGGAACTGGCGGTGACGTTCCGGCATTTGCTGATGGTGAGTGCAGCGGTGTCTCTATTGGGGCTCGCGGCCGCCATCGCCATGCCGAATCGGGTGCTGCGCGGCCGCGAAGACAAGGCCAGATAA
- a CDS encoding 5-carboxymethyl-2-hydroxymuconate Delta-isomerase, translated as MPHLHLEYTANLTGLAVEKALLRLNNVLMASGQFGSEFDIKSRAVKVESFQVGTSLSSRGFIAVKLSLLSGRSAQVKQQLSQSLLAALQDLGDWPADVQVQLSVQLVDMDRDAYSKVAIG; from the coding sequence ATGCCCCACCTGCACCTCGAATACACCGCCAACCTTACAGGCCTGGCCGTCGAAAAGGCCTTGTTGCGGCTTAACAATGTGTTGATGGCATCCGGGCAGTTCGGTTCTGAATTCGATATCAAAAGCCGCGCGGTGAAAGTCGAGAGTTTCCAGGTGGGTACATCGCTCAGTTCACGCGGCTTTATCGCGGTGAAGCTGTCGTTGCTCAGCGGGCGGTCGGCGCAGGTCAAACAGCAGTTGTCCCAGAGCCTGTTGGCGGCATTGCAGGATCTGGGCGACTGGCCGGCTGACGTGCAGGTTCAACTCAGTGTTCAACTGGTCGACATGGATCGCGACGCTTATAGCAAAGTCGCAATCGGCTGA